The Salvia splendens isolate huo1 chromosome 20, SspV2, whole genome shotgun sequence nucleotide sequence TACTCAATCTCCCAACTTCAAAATTCCTGAAATAAAAGGCTAGATTCACTCTAAAAGTAGCAAAAGTTATCAAATTGGACGTTAATTAGAGATTGTAATTAGACGTTTCCTCTTCGAACAGCCTCGGCCTTTCATTTCATACGGTTCTGCTTCGCTGTTGCCCTCTCCGTCAGCCTTGGATGTCATGGTAAGTTTGGGTTGTGTTTTTCATCTTATTCTGatgaaaaaatttatttaattttcttttcaataATTTCCTCAATTTCACTCCGCCTCTTCTCTCTCCCCTCTCTGCTACCGCCCTCACCGCATCGTATTCTCTCCCCGTTACCACCTCTCTGATGCCTCATATATCGCGCGGCCACGCTCACGGTCGTGCTGTCTCGCTGCCCCACCGTCCTCCATATTCGTTTTTTCTTTCACCCGCCTTGTATTGATTATGTTGagtttctgatttttctttAGGAGTAGTACTGATTTCATTAGATCTAgactttttctctcttttttttgatTTGTTCGCTTGAAATGGTATGCCTGCTCTCATTAttgattataattttaaattaaattataattaaatcattttaattgttgCAAGTTTTTTGcctaatatttcattttttctgaTAGGATTGTCTTGTACACTTCCTACTTTTTGGACGGACTATAGTTCATTTTAATTTCCCTTCTTGAGCCATTTGTTTTTTCGAATACTGCACATTCCAGTTTTTTCAAATACTCACATTGCAGAATACTCAATATAGATCTACCTATATTTGCAGGCCTAAGGTATAGCGCATGGGCAGCGTTCTAAAGATTGCACTACAGCTGGATGACTAACATACTCCATTTTTATCACTTTCCCGCCAAAATGCTGCTAGGTGGCAGACCAAAAAACTCTCActttagatattgatagattggTGCATTCACAAAAGGCAATGTTTGCTGAGATAGCCATTAGCTGGCTGCCAATAATATTATtcatgataaataaataagttgGTTTTTTTTCATGTTATTGTTTAATCGAATATCCACCTCATTTTACTTATCGTTTGACTTACACTTTTGGCGCCAAACATTTTTCCCTGGCTATGAttgaaattttatcaaaattgaagcaataaattaaaaacgcTAAAAGTTCAAGGCTAcacaaaaataattcaagatcgatcttataaatttaaattttgaaagtttAGATTATATAAAAACTATATCAAAGCTGAGACTACGAATTAAAAATGTTGAAAGATAATTAATCCTAAAATATTTTATAGTGGAGTAAAATTTGAGTATTGTGAGATTTACTTATATTCGCCCTGAATTCCATAGTTTGGATACATTTTATTCATGCTAGTAGGCATTTTGGTGCAGGTATGGAAGAATAAGAGAATCACAATAAATAAACAATTCATTAAAAAGTTAGtaaaaaagtagtaaaaaaatatgTATACCGTTGAAAAAAAACAGACTAATCTGATGATAGGTTGGAAGGGAACCAACAAGATGCTTACAGGTTATTTAAGCAAAAAGGCCATTTTCCCTCCTTAGCCAttcaatttctaaattttaaacGTAAATCAATGCTTTCAGGTTTCAGCTAATTACATCAAGTTCTCATCAACATACATCTTAATAACACACTGTCAAGTAAAGATAAAAACCAAAGGGAATCCAGCACATAACTAAATCAACTGGTTTGTTTCATTTTAAAAGCAGGATGGATAATCCGGTTGGAAGAGTCCAAGGCATCGATTCTGGCCATATATTCCTTCAACCTATTCAAGACGACAGGCATTGCTGAGGCATTACTtgaaattttctgttttagtAGTTGTAGCTTCTCAGCTTCGTCTGAATCTGCCATTACTGGAAGGCCCGCGGTATCTCTCATCAGACCTGCGCAAGCAAGAAAATCTTAGGAATGAAGAACAATGATGAAGAAAATTCTAATATTCAGATGAGGAAGACATAAGCCATAAAGCCGCATACACATGTAAAATGCTTTAGTTGACCCAGAATTTACCCATGGCATGTATGAGCAATATATCAACGGATGCAATTATGATCATATATTTTCAATGAAGATGTTGCAACAGGGCTCTCGAGATCAAGGATAATATTGACACACAAAACTCATGCTTACGGGACCAGAAAATTGCTATATACCGTAAGCTGATCAAAGGTGGAGAGCATCACCTACACTCCTATTGTGAATCTCATTTCAAATGCCATATATGTGACATTGACCAAAAATATGATGCAAAAGAGGGAACAGATAGGTCAGTTGGAACATCAACTGCAAATTTCATAATAATCTTCTATCTACAgcaaataatttattacaatTGTGTTCTTGGAGATTATGTATTTAAACTCTCAAGAGAGCTAGTTCAAATAAGAGACCCGTGCATAGAATCTGCAGATGGTATATGCTTCTTGTGTCTCTTTTATGTAAAAGCAAAGAAGTTTATAAGAAGAGTGGGGGAGAACAGCCCAACCCTATGAAATCACGACACAAAAAGACAACGATGCTCTACTGAAGTAAAGAATACTTTACGAAAGAATTCTCTAATGCAAGAAATTAAATAACTCTGTAGACTTGTTCAACATCACCAGAgcttacaaacaaataaatccgAAGCTGAAAAGAATTAAGCCTAAGACCAAGAGAAAAAGATAGCACAAAGGCCCTAGCCAGTAGCAATTTCTAACAGTTTCTGCAGCAAACAATTCGTTACAATTATGTTCTTGcatattatacatttaaattcACTCCTAAAAAGAGCTACTTGAAATATTATAGAGGTTGCTATTAACAAGCTATTGTAAGAGAAATAGATTTAGCATTCTTCACAAATATATGATATATTATATTTAGTGGAGTGTGAATGTGAACGTGTTATTGTCTTCTTTACATTTCACCAGTAAACAATTGATGAATCAACATACTTTTGGTCACTGAAAataatcaaagaaaaataagacaTAACAAAGTATTACAGAGAAAACTTCAATAACACCAAAACCTCTAAAACAACAGCCAGAATCAGTGTTATAGTCATTAAATCTTCAATAACACCAAATTAAAGTCTTTTTGCAGCAAAACAGAACTCATTAGTctaattgtttttaaattttcagaAACAGAACTCCCACATCTAACATGAGCTTCTAAAAGCAAATGAAAACATTTGAATTAACTGATAGGAGTACTATATACGAAGAAATAATTCACGTCCAGACCTGGAAGAAGCAGCCTTTGCGATTCAAGGAGAGAAGAGATAGTGGAGCTAAGTTGTCCCGAAAGATTAGTTCGGTAGTCGAGTAATTTTTGAGCTATTTCCTCTAATTCTTCTTCTAGTTTCAACACTTCTTGTTCATCTGCGGCCAATTGGGGGACCGGGCCACCATCTCTTCCCGGTTGGGACGACATTAGGGTTTTGAGGGGGTCAAATCCGGTAGCTCGTGCGTGAATGTTTGCAGGCAGCTGCAGAGACAAATTTGGGGATTAGGGTTCAACAAGTTGAAAAGTTGAACAAATTGTTATTTTCCCGCCAAAAATACAATCTTTATCACAATTTCAGCCAATGTACGTACGTCTTGCTTCAAGTAGTTTATATACTCCGAGGAATTAGCCTTTACTCcataagggcacccgcaacgctgtgccgttgcggttcctatgccgttccggcgaaacgattccgcggcggcacgcgttgcgcgCTTTGTTCCATCGCCATTCCGTGACCATGtcgttcctatgccgtgccgcgttccgttccggaggaacgcggaacgaaacgttccgccacgcgccgaggcgacgtggcggcctcccattcgacgcgtgaagcccactcgctgccccgcgagtgggcttcgtcccggtgacgcaataattcaattttttttttaaaaaaatcgaatttaataaaaaaaaaaaaatttgcaacggtaatgtgaccgttttttatatccgtttgtatttttttattttttatttatttatttactctataaatactcctatttcatactcatttcaatcacaaacacgcatctattcctctctatttccaccccaattttcatctcaaatcaactctgctttccttctcccaaatttaatcaaactaatagatctttttgaacaaatgcgtcaaatattgcaacaatcacttgaagaagatcgacgacgggaggccgaagaagccgcgccgccccaacgacgctcccgtacgtacatccatcgtaaccgggaggaagccgctgcaaggttagtacgcgactacttctgcgataacccggtttggggagatacgtacttccgtcgccgtttccgcatggggaaacctttatttctccacatcgcgaatactttggcagcccagGAAGAGTTTTTCCAGGAAGGgtacgacgcggtcggccgtcccagccacacgacgctgcagaaatgtactgtaGCAATCCGctagcttgcgactggacaaacggcagacatgttcgacgaatacctccacatcggagacggcactgggcgaatgtgcttgctcaaattctgcaaaggcatccgggcagccttcaccgacgaatttctccggaggccaagcacgaccgattgtcagttcctgctcgaccttcacgaaacagtgcacggattccccgggatgctcggcagcgtcgattgcatgcactggcaatggaagaattgcccggtggcgtggaaggggtcctacacgagcggccacaaaggcacccacccaaccgttatacttgaggccgttgccgactaccgcctttggatctggcacgcgtacttcgggatccccgggtcgaacaacgacgtaaacgtgctccaccagtccgacctcttgaccgaagttttggatggtaaagcgccggccatcaacttcgtcgccaacaaccggctttataaaatggggtactatctcgccgatggcatctacccgaagtggcctaccttcgtgaagacgtgcagtgggtctgcgaacccaaagcaggctctttttgcgcagaagcaggaggctgctcgcaaggatgtggagagggcgttcggggttctccaagcgcgcttcaacatcatcaaagctccggctcgtacgtggttcatggaaaacatggtcgacatcatgtatacgtgcataatcttgcacaacatgattgtccaagacgaaggacccgaggcgggaaattggttcgacgatgaattccccggaagctcaaccgcaagtagtccgcctcgaagtggagtgcatccgtctatacaagaacgattatctattcgtgcaaggacacgcgactctagtgcccacacccaactccaacaggatctaattgagcacatttgggcaaattttggcggatgaaattattaaaattgtgtacttttatttttttaggattttaattgtgtgctttttatttttttaggattttaattgtgtgctttttatttttctaaaagtttaaattttttttaatgttgtgtgttttttaataaagtgtgtttgttttttaataaagtgtgtttatttaaattgaatttggttggaaataaaaaaatgaaatt carries:
- the LOC121781811 gene encoding uncharacterized protein LOC121781811, whose protein sequence is MSSQPGRDGGPVPQLAADEQEVLKLEEELEEIAQKLLDYRTNLSGQLSSTISSLLESQRLLLPGLMRDTAGLPVMADSDEAEKLQLLKQKISSNASAMPVVLNRLKEYMARIDALDSSNRIIHPAFKMKQTS